The Buchnera aphidicola (Brevicoryne brassicae) DNA window AATTTAAATATTCCATATACTTTTAATAGAAAAGAAAAAAAAACATATGGAGAAAAGGGCAATTTAGTAGGCAATATAATTCAAAACAAGAAAATTATTATTTTAGATGATGTAATAACATCAGGAACTGCAATACATCATTCTATTAAAATTCTTGAAGAACAAAACGCACATATATCTTCTATATTTGTACTTCTAGATAGAAAAGAAAAAGGGAAAAGAGATTTATATAACGTGAATTATCTCAGTAACAAAAAAAGTTATAAAATTATTTCAATAATTACAATTAAAGATTTAATTAATTATTTACTAGAAGATAAAAAATTAAAAAAACATGTACCAGAATTAGAAAAATATCGTCAAAAATATGGTCTTAATGAATAAATATAAAAAATAACATAAAACATATTTAAAAAGTTCCAGAATGTCCAAAACCTTTTTCAGCACGTATGGTTTTATCAAAATTTTTTACTAAAGAAAAATTTGGTCTAATAACTGGAATAAATATTATTTGCGCTATCCTATCATTAGGATTTATATAAAAAATTTTTTTACTACGATTCCAAAGGGATATCATTAATTGACCTTGATAATCAGAATCAATTAAACCTACTAGATTACCCAGAACAATTCCTTTTTTATGACCTAATCCAGAACGAGGTAAAATCAGTGCTGTTATATTAGGATTTTTGATGTATATTGCTATACCAGTTGAAACTAAGATAGTCTTTTCAGGTTTTAACTTAATTTTTTCTTCTAAACAAGCTCGAAGATCTAAACCAGATGATCCTGAAGTTGCATATGTTGGTAGTAAAAATTTTTTTTCAATACTTAAATCCATAATTTGTATTTCAATATTATTCATAATAAAATTCTTTCTTGATTAGTAAAAACAATTTTTGATTAAAACATTATATTGACAATGCACAAAAACCAGAATTAATAAAAGAAGAACAAGAAGATAATGAATAGTTTAAATCATCGCCTGTCCACGTCTTTACTGTTCCACCCGCAGCAGTAACAATAGCTTGACCTGCAGCAGTATCCCAAATATGGGTTTTCCCAAATCTTGGGTAAATTTGTGCAGTACCTTCTGCAATTAAACAAAATTTTAGAGAAGAACCCATTTTTTTTAATTTATAATTTTTTATTTTTTTTAAATAATTGTTTAATTCTTTATCAGGATGTGAACGACTAGTAATTAATAATGGTGTGTTCTTTTCTGAATAAGAAACGCTAATTTTTTCTTTTACACCTGGTTTGATTTCTTTCCAAGCGTTGTTATTAAAAGAAGAGTATAAAATGTTTGAAAAAGGAGCATATATCACTCCTAATACAGGAATTCCATTTTTAATTAAACTAATATTTACTGTAAATTCACCATTTTTTTTCAAAAATTCTTTAGTTCCATCTAAAGGATCAATCAACCAATAATCTTTCCAAAAACGATAAATATCAAAATTATGTGATTCTTCTTCGGAAATGATTGGAAAATTAGGATTTATTTGTATAAGTCCTTCTTTAATTATGTTATTAGCTTCACGATCAACATTAGTTATAGGAGTTTTATCCGATTTATAAGAAATATTTATAGATTTTTGAGAGTTATAAAATTTCATAATTACACTTCCTGTGTAACGCGCTAACTTACAAACTTTTTCTAACATTATACTTTTACACATCTTTAATAGTAATAAGAAATAAAAATTTCTAAAAATTTAATTTTTTGAAATAACATTAACTATAAAATCAATACATATTTCGTTATGTGGTTGAAATATTACTTTATGTTCTCCGACTTTGCGCAATAAACCATTCGGTAGACGAATTTCTTTTTTATTTAATTTAATACCTAAAGACATCATTTCTTTTATTATATTTCTAATACCTACAGAACCAAATATTTTACCTTCTTTACCCACTTTAGAAAAAATTGTTATAGCTTTTATTTTTTTTATTTTGTCAGCACGTGACTGTGCTGTAAGAAATTTATTAATATTTTCTTGTTCTAATGCAACACGTTGAGCCTCAAAAGATTCGATATTTTTTTTATGAGCTAAAATAGCTTTACCTTTTGGAATCAAAAAGTTTCTTGCATAACCAGATTTAACATGAATAACTGAACCAGTATTACCTAATTTATGAATTGTTTCTAAAAGAATTATTTCCATTATTTAATCTCATATATTATTACACATAAATAAATTTATTATTTAACGGTGTTGATCAGTATAAGGTAACAAAGCAAGATATCGAGCTCTTTTAATAGCTCTAGATAGTTGTCGTTGATATTTTGCTCGAGTACCAGTAATACGACTAGGAACAATTTTTCCACTTTCTGTAATATAGTTTTTTAAAATAGTAATATCTTTATAATCTATCTCTTGAATGCCTTCTGCAGTAAAACGACAGAATTTTCTACGACGAAAATAACGAACCATGTATATGTTCTCCAATAATAGTAAAAAAATTAAATATTTTTTATTGTTTATAATCTTATTTATTATATTAATAACAAATTTTTAAAAAAATTAAATTTAAATTTGTTTTTTTTCTTTTTTTTCATCTTTTAATTTAATAATAGGTGAAGGCTCGGTTATTGCTTTTTTCATACATATAATCATATTCCGAAGAACTATAGTATTAAAACGAAATTCTGTTTCTAAGAAATTAATAGCTTTAGAAGTAACTTCAATGTTCATTAAAACATAGTGTGCTTTTTGTAATTTATTAATAGAATAAGATAATTGACGTCTGCCCCAATCTTCTAAACGATGTATAATACCTGAATGATTATCAATAATTTTTTTATATTTTTCAATTAACACTGGAACTTTTTCACTGTGATCGGGATGAATCATAAAAATAATTTCATAATGACGCATAAAAAGATATGCTCCTTTTGGTTTTTTTAGCTTCCTTATGAGGTAATTATAGATATTTTCAAGGAAGCAAGGAACTTTTTTAAGTTTATAGATAATTTTATTACATATGGTATTTTAGTTTAATAAAAAAATCAATGAAATTTCATTGTTAAAATAAAAACGCATAAGAATTATATCAAAGATAATTCTATTTTACGTTCATTTAAATTGACAGATATAACTTTTACTTTTAGTGTATCACCAAGACAATAAGTGTTTTTTTTAGATTTTCCAATTAATTTAAATCCTAAGGCATCAAAATAATAATAATCATCATGTAAAGATGCTATATGAACTAATCCCTCAATAAAAAAGTGATTTAAACGAACGAAAAATCCGAAAGAAGTGACATTAGAGATTACACCTGTCAGTATATTACCTATTTTTTTATGCATAAAATCACATTTCAACCAATCTACTACATCTCGAGTTGCTTCATCAGCACGTCTTTCAGTCATAGAACAATGAACACCTATTTTTTTTATTTCATTTATACCGTATGCATAAGTATTAGAAGTATTGTATTTACTAAAGGAAATATTTTCGTTGTTTTTTGATAATAAATATTTTATAACTCTATGTAAAATAAGATCAGGATAGCGTCGAATAGGTGAAGTAAAATGAACATAACTAGATAAAGACAAACCAAAATGCCCACAATTATCTGGAGAATATACAGCTTGTTTCATAGAACGTAATAAAATTATTTGAATCATTTCGTATTCAGGACGTTTGGAAATATTTTTTAATAAATTTGCATAATGAATGGATTCTGGATTTTCTCCTCCTGATAAAGTTAATCCTAGTTCTTTCAAAAATAAACGAAAACTAGCAACATTATCTTTTTTTGGACGATCATGATTACGAAATAAGACGGGATATTTATATTTTTCTACAAAAGATGCAGAAGCTGTATTAGCTAATATCATACATGATTCAATGAATTTATGCACATCATTTCGAATGTTTTGAGAAATATGTTTAATTTTTAAGTTAGAATCTAAAAGAAATTTTGGCTCTATATTTTCAAAATAAATACCTTTCCTAGAAAAATTATATTTATTTAAAGTTTTTTGTAAATATGATAAATTTTCAATGTCTTTTAAAAATTTTTTATACTTAAAACGTAAAAAAGTATCACCATTCCAAATTTTAAAAATTTCATTATATGTAAATCGTCCATGAGAAGATATAACAGCTTCATAATGTTTATAGCTAATTAACTCTCCTTTTTTAGATAAATTCATTTCACATATTAAACAAAAACGTTCTTTATAAGGTTTTAAAGAACATAAATCTGTAGAAATTTTTTCTGGTAACATAGGTATAACTAATGAAGGAAAATATATAGATGTACCGCGTTCTAATGCTTCTTTATCTAAAGCAGTATCAGGTTTAATATAATAACTTACATCTGCAACTGCTACCCATAAATTCCATCCTTCTTCTAAATCTGTTTTTTTTTCACAAAAAACCGCATCATCAAAATCACGAGCGTCTTCATCGTCAATAGTGAAAAAAGGAAGATGTCTTAAATCTATTCGATTTTTTAAATCAAATGGATTTATTTTATCAGTAATTTTACATAATTGGTTTTCAACTTCTTTAGACCACAACGAAGGAATAGAATGAGTACGTAGTGCTATATCAATAGCTAAACTAGTGCCCATTTCTTTTCCAAGAATTTCTACTATTAATCCTTGTATTCTGTTTTTTCTTATAAAATGTTGTTTTAATTTTACAACTACAATAGATCCTATAGAAATATTCTCTTTAATAGATGAAAGGACAAAAATCTTAAAATTAAAACGAGTGT harbors:
- the pyrE gene encoding orotate phosphoribosyltransferase; this encodes MHWKKQFIDFCFKKKALKFGTFTLKSGRCSPYFFNSGLLSNGKDIVKIGLFYAHSIIDSKIEFDVLFGPAYKGIPIAVATSIALKNYYNLNIPYTFNRKEKKTYGEKGNLVGNIIQNKKIIILDDVITSGTAIHHSIKILEEQNAHISSIFVLLDRKEKGKRDLYNVNYLSNKKSYKIISIITIKDLINYLLEDKKLKKHVPELEKYRQKYGLNE
- the dut gene encoding dUTP diphosphatase, with protein sequence MMNNIEIQIMDLSIEKKFLLPTYATSGSSGLDLRACLEEKIKLKPEKTILVSTGIAIYIKNPNITALILPRSGLGHKKGIVLGNLVGLIDSDYQGQLMISLWNRSKKIFYINPNDRIAQIIFIPVIRPNFSLVKNFDKTIRAEKGFGHSGTF
- the cysQ gene encoding 3'(2'),5'-bisphosphate nucleotidase CysQ, which produces MLEKVCKLARYTGSVIMKFYNSQKSINISYKSDKTPITNVDREANNIIKEGLIQINPNFPIISEEESHNFDIYRFWKDYWLIDPLDGTKEFLKKNGEFTVNISLIKNGIPVLGVIYAPFSNILYSSFNNNAWKEIKPGVKEKISVSYSEKNTPLLITSRSHPDKELNNYLKKIKNYKLKKMGSSLKFCLIAEGTAQIYPRFGKTHIWDTAAGQAIVTAAGGTVKTWTGDDLNYSLSSCSSFINSGFCALSI
- the rplI gene encoding 50S ribosomal protein L9; its protein translation is MEIILLETIHKLGNTGSVIHVKSGYARNFLIPKGKAILAHKKNIESFEAQRVALEQENINKFLTAQSRADKIKKIKAITIFSKVGKEGKIFGSVGIRNIIKEMMSLGIKLNKKEIRLPNGLLRKVGEHKVIFQPHNEICIDFIVNVISKN
- the rpsR gene encoding 30S ribosomal protein S18, whose protein sequence is MVRYFRRRKFCRFTAEGIQEIDYKDITILKNYITESGKIVPSRITGTRAKYQRQLSRAIKRARYLALLPYTDQHR
- the rpsF gene encoding 30S ribosomal protein S6 codes for the protein MRHYEIIFMIHPDHSEKVPVLIEKYKKIIDNHSGIIHRLEDWGRRQLSYSINKLQKAHYVLMNIEVTSKAINFLETEFRFNTIVLRNMIICMKKAITEPSPIIKLKDEKKEKKQI
- the rnr gene encoding ribonuclease R, yielding MVVDPYQKREASKYKNPIPSREYISSCLKKCKNLISQKHLEKKFGINNQEEKKALRRRLRAMERDGQVIYTKNRFYITPENLKVVKGKVIGHRDGYGFLRTETLKEDLWLSSEQMKLCIHGDIILAHIVNSDRKRRSSARFLKILQPNNVLIVGRYYIHHEKKIVIPNDTRFNFKIFVLSSIKENISIGSIVVVKLKQHFIRKNRIQGLIVEILGKEMGTSLAIDIALRTHSIPSLWSKEVENQLCKITDKINPFDLKNRIDLRHLPFFTIDDEDARDFDDAVFCEKKTDLEEGWNLWVAVADVSYYIKPDTALDKEALERGTSIYFPSLVIPMLPEKISTDLCSLKPYKERFCLICEMNLSKKGELISYKHYEAVISSHGRFTYNEIFKIWNGDTFLRFKYKKFLKDIENLSYLQKTLNKYNFSRKGIYFENIEPKFLLDSNLKIKHISQNIRNDVHKFIESCMILANTASASFVEKYKYPVLFRNHDRPKKDNVASFRLFLKELGLTLSGGENPESIHYANLLKNISKRPEYEMIQIILLRSMKQAVYSPDNCGHFGLSLSSYVHFTSPIRRYPDLILHRVIKYLLSKNNENISFSKYNTSNTYAYGINEIKKIGVHCSMTERRADEATRDVVDWLKCDFMHKKIGNILTGVISNVTSFGFFVRLNHFFIEGLVHIASLHDDYYYFDALGFKLIGKSKKNTYCLGDTLKVKVISVNLNERKIELSLI